The Fibrobacter sp. UWEL nucleotide sequence TTCTGCGAATACCAGTAGTGTTAAAATTTTGTCGGAATTGCACACTACTGAAAGTGTTGTGCCAGGCAATATATATGCTGCAACACAAAGTCTTTATTATGGAGATGCAAATGGAGTCCGCATTTATGGAACTAGAGTTGTATATGCCGTGATGACTCAGACCACGACAAAAGCAAACCCAAGAGTTCGATATTATTATGATTTAGCATGCAAACAAGAAATCACCTTGACAACTGATACTACTCATTGGGTTAAGTCATCTACCACAGAAACCTCTTCCGATTAAGTTCTCGTACCTGTCCTAGGACTCCTTATCCTTCTTCACTCAAATTAGAAAAGCCAGCCCCCTGCTAAGGGCTGTCTTTTCTGTTTTTAATCTGATTAGCGTCCGCCGAAATTTATTTCTCCCACAGTCCCCAGCCTTTGGTGAGTTCTTCGCAGGAACCAGAAGTCACGTTTGACTTGAAATAGACTGAGGTTTTACTTTGGGCGATAATGGAGATAGTCCATTTATTGCCTGATTTGCAGTTGTCTAGTGCTATGGTGTTTTCGGCCTGCCAGCCAATAACGCCATCACCTGCCAGATCCTTGGCAAAATCACTTTGCTTTATGGAATGTTTGATGACTCCGCCATCATTGTAGTTGAAATGATCCCCACTGCGAGGAGCGCTGTAACCGATTCGTTTCCAGGTCCCGATTTTCTGCTTTTCTGTCAGATATGCTTTTTGCAGGGTAATGTAAGTCATGGCTGCGGGGGCTAGCTCCGCAGCCTTGGCCTTGGATGTCTGTCCAAAAAATTTGGGTACTGCAATGGCTGACAGAATCCCCATAATGGCAATCACAACCATCAATTCAACGAGTGTAAATCCATTTGTTTTCATGTTCTACCCGATTTTGGCATAAATAATACCTTTTTTACGAGACAATGCTCAAAGTATAATGTTGTTAATAAAAGTTTACGTTTGTGGGAAATTTTGCAAATATTTGTGATATATAGCCCATACACCCCTTAAAAGTAAACTGATGTTTACGAACTGAAGATTATTTATATATATTGGTGTCGTATACTGTATGGCGCTCCTCGGAGCGTTCCTTTTGCGTATGGAGTGAAAATTTGACACGCGTGCAGAAAAAAGGTTTTACTTTGGTGGAACTCATGGTAGTAGTCATTATCATGGGGATTCTCTCTGCTATGGGTGTAGCAGGGCTTCAGGGTGCTGTGGAAAATTCTCGAGTAGACGATGCCGCCAAGAACATAACCGCCTTCTTGGAACGAACCGCCACCGAAGCAAACAGATTGTCTACCACCCTGTGCTTGAAAGTGGGGACTAATGACAGAAGGCTGTTTGTTTATAAAGGCAGTGATTGTAGCAAACTTGCTGCAGGTTCTCCGTCCTTGTACTCTATGGAATTGGATACTCCTCTAAAGTTTGTGACGTCATGCCCCGATTTTACGGACGAAAAAAATTGGCTGACCGGAACAAATGGCGTATTTAAACCCAGGTTTGGGCTTTCTGCAGCTCCTGTAACTGGAGTTGTTTGCGCTCAGTATGGAAGTACGAAACATTATGCGGTCGCATTGAAGACTAACGAAGTCAATAATATACAGGCTTATTCCTGTGACGAAGGTGATTGCGACTAGCTGGGCAGGATGTGATTATGTGGAGAAAGTTACTTAACATTTTTGGTCATCAGAGTGCGCTTAGGAACCGTGGCTTCGGTATTGTGGAAGTCATGGTTTCCATTGTTGTATTAGGATTCTTGTATCTGGCCCTGCTTCATCTCCAAACTAGTAATGATGAGGCTGTTCTGCGTATGCGAGGTCGTGATGGTGCGGTACAGATTGCTCAGGAAATTATGGACTCCTTAAAAGCGGTAGGTAGTGCAGCAATCTCCTCAAGTCCAACCGCTGCAACGACTATTCAGCTTGGGGAAAAAACTAGGGAATGGAAGAGATCTCTAGGTGGTAAAGTCATTATGAAGTATTCCCCCAAAGTGATTGTTGAAAAAACAAATGACTACGTTGCAGAAAGCAAGTCGAATTATGAAACATACCAGAATGTCTATGCAAAACAGGTGACGGTTTCTGTTCAATGGACATTCAAAGGATCGACACAGTCCATCAACGTAGCAGGAGTTGTCCGATGAATAAGCGCGGTATGACATTGATGGAACTGATTGTGTACATGGCGATTGTGGGAATCGTCGTGGTGATTGCTGGTACTGCATTTACCAGTAGCACTAAGATGCGCATCAGAACTGAAAGCAAGCTTACGGCTCTTGCTGCTGCCGAAGAGGTGGCTGCAATTCTTAAGGAAGATGTTGCTCAGATGGGTGCAAAGAGTTCTATGGAATCCAGAACGATTACATCGGACTCCTTTTATGTATCTGAGGATGTTTTTATTGACCCTTCAAATTCGGATCGTTCTTCTTATGTGTTGAAGAAGAGCAGCGATGGTAAGGATTCTCTGTATTTCAGAAAGATTCGTTTTGATGACAACGGTTCCTATGCTGCAGTTGAAGAAATCTCCTGGTATATCGATGGTGACGAATTGGTTAGAAGCTGCCAAACTAGGAATAAAAAGACTGCTGCCGATGAAATGTGTCCCGAAAATAGTGCACTGGAAATGGTCATGGCTCAGGGGGTTGATAGTTTTAAAGTGGTTCCCGCTATTCCCAGCGTCTTGGAGGCGAATTCTAGTGCTGGCGTCTTATTCCCTAGCGGGTCCGATCAAAGTTTGTTTAGGCTTGTTCCTCGCTATGACGGTTCTACCTATTTCCGAACAACGATTGATCCGGAATCTGGTGGAAGTTCTGTAATGTTGAGCGGTTTCGTATCAAATTATGACTACGAAAATGAAACAGTCGAAAGTACAAAGAAAGTAAATGAAGTTTATGCAGCAGAAGTGGGGGGCACAGACGGCTCTTTTGGAGAGTTGTGTACGCAGATGACATTTGATGTTGGCATGACTTATCAAATCATTTTTGGAATATCCAAGACGTCCATTTATGATAAGTCACAAATGTTTATCCCTGGTAGGGACCATTTGGCGGTTGGCTTTAGAACGACTGCTGGGGCAAAAACTGTCATTAAGGATATGATGTTTTACCCGCCCATGTCTTCCGAAATGGATCTTGTGAAGCGAAAAATCAACTTTAATGTTTCCCAAAAGGTTGAAAAAGTTTGCCTAGTGTTTGACGTTGCCGCGTATTCACCGGCATTGTCTTCTGGTACGTTCAATATTTCCGGCTTGCAGGTGGTAAAAATTCCGGAAGGATTCTACACATTTGATGAAAGCCAAGTAAATAGCATTACTGCTGCTGATAAAAAGAATGTTAAGGCTTTTAGATTAGTTGTTTCCTTAAGAAAGAATGACGAAGAAGGTCGAGTTTCTGTTGATGTTGCCGTTCCCAGTAATGGCGCAGAATAAGGAGTGTTTATGCATTTCTACAGTAAAAAAGGTGTATCTCTTTTAACCGTTTTGATGTTTATGCTTGTTGCAACGATTGCTGCAACGGCTACATACAAGTGGTTGTCCTCTGCGGATCGTTCCTCTGCAGGTCGTTTGCATATGCGTCAGGCGGAGTTTGCTGCCGATGCAGGTATTGCTTCTGCTAGAAACTGGATGACCTATCATGGTAGCGAAACTGGCGCCTTGATTCGTCAGTTCTTAAAAGATTCCCAAAAACGTCCCATATCTCTGGATCCCATGCTGAATCCGCTAGATAAAGATAATCAGCAGTTTAAGGTTTGGTTTGTGGGTGCCGATGTTGAAACCAATCCCTACACGGTAAAGATTCTTTCTGAAGGAACATCTTCTGATGGCTCCACCTTTAAGAAAGTTTCCATTTTGAATGTGAACGGCTTGTATCGCGCGAAAGTGCCGAAAATGCCGAAAATGTCTAACTACGAAGAAGCCGTCTTTGCTGGTGCAACGGATGGTATTAGCCTGGATGTGAGCTCGGGCGTTATTAACGGAAGCGCCACATTTAATACCGCGGTAGATGTTGATAAAAGATTGATTGTGGCCGGTAACTTGAATGTGAACAGCAGTACTAGGGTTAATGACTTGTTTGTCTATGGAGACTTGTTTACCTGTACGAATTTTGAAGTGACCAATGATACCTATGTTAAGGGCAAGATTTATTTTAACGGCCTCCATACTTATGGTGGTGATATTTATGCTGAAAATGGTGTAGACATGTCTGGTACAGGAGCTCCTGCTGGTGCTCAGTGTAATACTGGCTCAGGTGGAGGCATTACTGTTGCTGGTAACATGACTTCTAATGGCGACGTGATTACTCCTCGCCACAATGCTGGTACCAAGTACACCATAAATGGCAACCTGGTTATCAATAAAGGGGGAGTTCTTAATTTCCCGGATATCGCTACCTATAGCGGAGTTATGGGGGCTCAGCCTTATGAAGTGAAATTCCTGGGTAACGTGTATCTGTCGGGTGGTATCAACAACGATGGTTTCCACTTGAGATATAAAGATGCTCCTAATTTTGTTTTAGGTTCTACAGGCAAATATGTTTATTCGGGTACGAAGATTTTTCGAGTTTCCAGCTCTGAAGGAAAGGTAGATGCAACGACTGACTATGTATCCTATTGGGATGCAAATGACGTGAAAACAATTACAGGTCATACGCTTACCTACAAATCTAAGGGTGGCAACACTGTAACTGGTGGTGAGGCTCTTGCCTCTAATACGTTCTGTAACAAGTCTAATTGTGCCCCTACTGATAATAATGGTGCTAATTTTTGGAAGAACAGTACTTTTTACAGTTGTAGCGGAACTGAAACGGTTAGTGGCACAAATGTGGGCACGAACTGTAATGTTGCTCGAAATGAAGTTTTCTTCCAGGTGAACGGAAACTATGTGGCCTCCATTGATACTAATGGTTGGGGTGCAAACAGTATGAGTGACCTTCAGGAATCCATTGATGAAAGTTCCAGCGGCAATTGCGTTGGCCCCCATGTTGCTGAAGCACTGCAGTTTAATGAAAATCTGCTGACCAATGCCAAAATGCATTCTGCAGAGAAGAAGGGCGCTTGTGCAGGTGGGGATTTTGAACCTCAATACTCCGCAAGTTTTTGGGAAACAGGTAACTCTATAGATAGATGGTCCCTGCTGGAAAAATGTTATGACGAAGCAAAAAAAGCGGGTGAACTTTATAATGACGAATGGCTTTTGATAAAATTTGATGGTAGCGATTACCAGTTCCAGAATACTGGTTCCGGAGTTACTTTAAGAAAGAAGTACATTATTGTTTTTGAAAATGCAGGTACTTTCAATCTTCCTCCGACCAGTTCCGACGCTAGCGTGATGATGTACTGGAAGAAGGGTGGGGTTATTCAGATGACCGCCAATTCTGCATTTAGAAATTATTTCATCTATAGCCTTGGGGATGTTGAATATAATGGCGGTACCGGTAAGGGCATTACAGGCTCCCTTTATCTTGCAGATTGTCATAAGGTTAAAGCTGTTAATACCATTGTTTCGGATTTTAATTCTACACTGGCTTCTGCTCTTTCCGAAGCCTCGGTCCTTTGTGAGTATGATGGCACAAAGAAGTGTACAAAGAGCTCTAGTGGTAGTGGGTCATCGGGTCCTGCAGATACGTTTACGGATGCTGATTTTGATTCTTACATTATCTCTGTGGCTCCGCAGTTACTGCTAACTACGAAGTCTGAATATAAAAGCCGTGAAGGGGAATTTAACGTAAACAATACGTCTACGATAAATCCTTCTATTCTGATTATGCCTCGCGTTCTTTATTTGCCTCGACTTCCTTCGGGAAGACTGTCGGATTACTATGACGTCTTGAATTTAAATGGTGCAACAGAAACAAAGATTGCAAGCAATGTTTCTTGTACTCCGGATGGACTTCCTACAGTTGATAAGTTTGCGGATACTTTAAGCAAGGGTGTTTATACTTGTACTTACTCAAGTTCTACCTATGGCGATGCGACATTCTATGCGCTGGTAGATGGAAATACCGAAGATGTGAAACTGAATTTCGAAAAGGATTTCTACGAGGTTTCTTCTGAGGTTACGGAAGTTGACGTGAAACTTGACATTCCCGGTATATCTAATGCTCAGGAAGTTGCCATTGATATTTATATGTCTGCGCCTCCTTCTGGATGGACTGTAACCGGATTGACTCCTATTTCTACAAATAGTGATGGCTCTGCCGTTTATACCTTGAAAGTAACTCCTTCTGATACAAAGCGCAAAGACGTTCTCTTCCATGTGACGAAATCTGGGGATATGCCTGGCTCCTTGTACTTCCAGCTTATTCCTCCCTATAGCGGTTGTAAGCCGGGTGCAGTCAGTATTACCCGTGTGGCCACCTCAGGATCCGTTAATGTTATTCGCCAGGATATTAGCGAATACTGTAATAAGTATTATGCCAACTGCCAGAGTGATGAAGGCTTTGGTAACAAGTATTATTCTGCTATTAATGCTCCCAATTGCGACGAATTCCTGACTAAGGACGGTGTCACTGATGTGTGGGCATATGCTAAGGGTACGAATTGTACTGCCGATGCAACGGATCCCAATACATATTGGATTTGCAGTATGTATTCTTCTGTTACATTGAAGGAGAAAACGGGTAAGAGTGCACTTGTTGACAAATACTGTGAAGTATTTATTCCTCAATTGGACAATCAGTTTGATCCTACTCAGGATAATGAAACGGGTTACGTGTATGGTTCCATTGTTCGTAAGACGAAGGCTTTGACGGTTACTCTTTCCAACACAGATAATTCAGGGACGGGTATTTTGCTTAAAATGAATGCTAGTGGTGGAGATGAACCTGACCCTGATGCAGAGGTAAAGGAATGCCGTGGCAGCGGTAGCGTCTGCCAGTTCTTGGTGTACCCGGGTTATAAGTATTTCCTTATTCCAGAGGCAAAAGGCACGGATAATTTCTCCTACTTTAAGTGTACTGGTAAGGACTGTACCGAAGAAAATGCTGTAAATGTGGGTAGGTATCCCATCCTTATTTCAGATAATAACTCTTTCTATGTTGCATTTAATGATAAGGATACCCATTGCTTCTACGAAGACTTTACACCGACTGAGGGCAAGGAAGATTTCACCTCCTTCTGCGGTAATGGAGCTACTAGATGTATCGATACTTGTGCGGTTTCACAGGCAAGTGGTTCTTCTTGTGTGGTTACAAAGGGAAAACAGGCTGAATCGGGTAACGAAACCGCGGACTGGGTGATGGTTTATAATAACCGTCCTGCAACTTGTGCAAATTGGGTGAAAACGGATGAATGTTTGGAGTATTATACGGTTTGGCCTCTTGAAAATACATGCAAACGTAAAAAGGAGTATTGCGCTTCTTCCAGCAAGGTGAATGGATCTACTCAGTTGGCTCCGCAAATTTCGAATAACTATTTGCATGCCAATACTGCTGCTTACGAGAATCCCGCCGTGTCAAATTCCACTCAGGCCGTTGTCTTGAGTACGAGAGATGCAGGTTTCAATGGTACCATGACCTCGTACTTTACAACGGATGCTAATCCCCGTCACAATTCTGGCTTTATCTTCCGTTCAAATGATGATGCTTCTGAGTATTATCAATTGAGCATCTATGGTAATGCTTCCTTATTGGGAACGATTGGTCGCGTGTCTAATTTGCTTTATGCAGAACTTTGCCTAGTACATGGTCAGGGTACTCGAGATAATACCAAGGATATTTGCGTTGAAAAACAGTTGGAAACGTCGTCCTATTCTATTGGTAGTTCCATTATTATCTCCGAGAATACTTCCATGACCTTGATTCTTAAGGTGAAGGGAGCAAAGGTGGATGTGAACCTTGGCTTGGATCGCGTATTCTTGAAGGATGGGGAAAGAGGAATTTCCTTTGACCTTGCAAATGAATTTGGTGGGAAGACTTTGGCGGATGACCTTCATAATCGAGTTGGTATGAAAATGTATAACAGCTCTTTCCGAGTGTTTGACATCTCCTGGATGAGTGATACTTACTCGGGAATGTGCTATGCTGCACCTAAGCTGTTATGTTCCTTTAAGGCCAATTACCTTGGTGGTAATGTCCCCGCTAATTCTGATGTTACACCTTGGGTCGCCTATTCTTCCTTTGTTGAAAGTGATTCAAAGTATGAAGGTTGCGATTTGAAGTACTACTACAATGGCTGCGACCTTGCTCAAAATTACACTTCCTTTACTTGGAACGACTGGAGCGGCTGGTACCAATATTTCGCTTGTGGTTATTATTCTAATGACGGCTCTTATTGGGATGTGGGTTCTACGTTGAAGGATAAATACTATAACTTTACGGAAGAAGGCCCTCATGGGTTTGCTTTTACTCCGGTTGCAACGAACTACAATCCCAATCCCTTCCCTGGAATTAAGAAAGATGCCAAGGTGAAGATGGAATGTCCTAGCGGTACTACTCCGCCTAGTTCCATGTTGGATACTAAAACTTGCGGAGAGTTCCTGGTAGGTGAGCTGAAATTCTGCTCTGAAAATTATGACTTCCGTAAGAATGCATCTGGAGCTATGTATTGCGAGGCGAATGAAGATTGCAACATCCTGGTGACGGGTGCTGGACTTGCTGATGGTGAAACCTCCGTGAATTTGAGAGATGCCTTTGTTTCTCTGGAGTTCAATAATTCAAGTGCCGCAGATATTTCTGTATCTTTAGTGGATAACTCCGGAAGGACCAGTAGCATCCGTAATACGGACGGATCTTCAATTACCATTACTGTTGAAGATGTGGCAAATACGGATTTGTTCGATCCTCAGACTATTACGGCTATTCGCGTAAGGGGTACGCAGGGCTTCTATGTCACTAGCGCTATTAGCAGCTGTCCCTATGCATTGGGTGTAACCGGTTGTACAGTTACCTACAATGGTTCCTCTTGGAGTGTATCTGTATCTGCCGCTAATGCCACTAGTTGCGACATTACGCCTTCCGATGGTTTGGATCATTTGGGGACTTCTGCAAAGAAGACCGATGTGGTTTGCAGTGAAGAAGGTAACTCGTATACATTCGAAGATGGTTCGCTCTTTGAAAATGTTAGTGAAGAAGGCAAGTTCTATTTTGAAGTTGTTGCCAAGGATGGAGAAAAGACT carries:
- a CDS encoding type IV pilin protein encodes the protein MKTNGFTLVELMVVIAIMGILSAIAVPKFFGQTSKAKAAELAPAAMTYITLQKAYLTEKQKIGTWKRIGYSAPRSGDHFNYNDGGVIKHSIKQSDFAKDLAGDGVIGWQAENTIALDNCKSGNKWTISIIAQSKTSVYFKSNVTSGSCEELTKGWGLWEK
- a CDS encoding Tfp pilus assembly protein FimT/FimU; this translates as MQKKGFTLVELMVVVIIMGILSAMGVAGLQGAVENSRVDDAAKNITAFLERTATEANRLSTTLCLKVGTNDRRLFVYKGSDCSKLAAGSPSLYSMELDTPLKFVTSCPDFTDEKNWLTGTNGVFKPRFGLSAAPVTGVVCAQYGSTKHYAVALKTNEVNNIQAYSCDEGDCD
- a CDS encoding prepilin-type N-terminal cleavage/methylation domain-containing protein codes for the protein MNKRGMTLMELIVYMAIVGIVVVIAGTAFTSSTKMRIRTESKLTALAAAEEVAAILKEDVAQMGAKSSMESRTITSDSFYVSEDVFIDPSNSDRSSYVLKKSSDGKDSLYFRKIRFDDNGSYAAVEEISWYIDGDELVRSCQTRNKKTAADEMCPENSALEMVMAQGVDSFKVVPAIPSVLEANSSAGVLFPSGSDQSLFRLVPRYDGSTYFRTTIDPESGGSSVMLSGFVSNYDYENETVESTKKVNEVYAAEVGGTDGSFGELCTQMTFDVGMTYQIIFGISKTSIYDKSQMFIPGRDHLAVGFRTTAGAKTVIKDMMFYPPMSSEMDLVKRKINFNVSQKVEKVCLVFDVAAYSPALSSGTFNISGLQVVKIPEGFYTFDESQVNSITAADKKNVKAFRLVVSLRKNDEEGRVSVDVAVPSNGAE